AAATCTACAGCAGCGTGCTCAGCAGCACGTCCCATAGAAATGCCGTAAGTTTCAGGAGAAAAAGCATCATAAAATATTTTAAACTCTTTTGAAAGAGCATCAAAATCAAATATCATTTTGAATTCTCCTTTGCAGTATTCAACGATGCTATTAACATTCTTTTTATTTCTTCTGCAGGTGAAAGCAAACTATCAAAATTATAATCGATTAAGTTGGTTCTTTTTAAAAGCATAAGCCAATAAATACTTTCACCTGTTTCTTTAAGAGCAATATGTAATTTTGATATAAAATCGGCTTTACTGTTGCCGTATATTGCTTCGTTTATATTGGCACCCACACTTGTAGCAGAGCGCAGTAATTGTTTTGCAATTGTTGTATCTTTTTTTGTTTTAGAAAATTCTTCATAA
The sequence above is drawn from the Oscillospiraceae bacterium genome and encodes:
- a CDS encoding four helix bundle protein gives rise to the protein MNSPLLEKSLDFATKIVLFYEEFSKTKKDTTIAKQLLRSATSVGANINEAIYGNSKADFISKLHIALKETGESIYWLMLLKRTNLIDYNFDSLLSPAEEIKRMLIASLNTAKENSK